The following nucleotide sequence is from Mycobacterium sp. Z3061.
GCCGGCCGCGGCGGCCTCCAGCGCGGCCAGTCCGAACGGTTCGTAATGGCTGGGCAGCACCGCGGCGTCGGCCCGGTGCAACGCGGCCAGCAGTTCGTCATGGTGGAGATGTCCGACGAAGCGGGTTGCCTTGCGGACCTTGTGTTTACGGGCCTGCTCGACGAGCCAGTCCTGCTGGGTGCCGTCGCCGGCGATGGTCAGGGTGGTGCCCGGGTGGGCACGTCTGATCCGGGGTAGGGCGGCGATGGCGTCGTGCACGCCCTTCTCGTATTCCAGCCGTCCGACGTAGAGAAGCTCGGCCGGCCCGGTGCGGGGGCGGCGGGCGCCGAACGGCCATCTGGCGGCGTCGATTCCGTTGCGTATCACGGTGGTCTCGGACAGGCCGGGGCCGAACAGTTCGGTGATCTCCTCCCGCATCGAGGCCGAACACGTGATGAGTGAATCGGATTCGCGCACCAGCCACGACTCCACGGCGTGCACCTGCCGGCTGATCGCCCCGCTGACCCAGCCGGAATGCCGGCCGGCCTCGGTCGCGTGAATCGTCGAAACGATTGGCACGTCGTAGAATTCGGCGAGGGCAAGGGCCGGGTGGGCCACCAGCCAATCGTGTGCGTGCACCACGTCGGGGCGCCACTGCCGCTTGTTGCCGGGGCTTTTGATGGACAGTCCGGCACGGATCATGGCATGGCCCATGGCCAGCGTCCAGGCCATCATGTCGGCGCCGAAGGTGAACTCGTGGGGATCCTGCGCGGCGGCGATCACCCGCACGCCGTCGTGGACCTCGTCCGACGTCGGGTGGGTGCTGGGATCGGTGCCGGTGGGCCGGCGGGACAGCACGACGACTTCGTGGCCGGCCTCGGCGAGTGCGGTGGACAGGTGGTGGACGTGTCGGCCGAGGCCGCCGATGACGACAGGCGGGTACTCCCACGAGATCATCAGGATCTTCATGCGGGCGCCTTTGCGGGGCGTGAGCGACCGCGAATTGTCAGTGTCGGCGGCGTGGCAGTGGCGAAACGCGGGCGCTCGGCGGGGGTGTGGGGGGCGGCCAGGGACAAGGCGGCGCTCACTTGGGGAGTCTCCGTGCGTCCAGGGCGCCGAACAGGCCGTCGGCCCGGTTCCAGCCCTGCGCCAGTCGCTGCGCGGAGTCCCGGCGACCCGACGCCAGGGCCCCGGCGATCTCCCGGGTGGCATGCGCGTGTAGGTGGGCGCGGTAGCGGGCGTAGTCGGCGGCGGAGTCCTTGCTGACCATGAACGGCCAGTCGCTGGACACGGTCAGCAGCGTCTCGCGCAGGATCTGGTCGGCGACGTGATCGCGGGGGATGGGCCCGTCCAGCGACGCCGTCTGGGCCAGCGCCTTGTCCACGGTGGTGAGCGCGGTGTCGACCACTTCGGAGTTGAGCTGGACCAGGTCGGCTACCTGCTCGCCGTTCCACACCTGCCAGTCCTTGCCGGAACCCCAAGAGCTGGGCGGCAATTCGACCGGTGAGCCGACGAACCCCGCCGACATCGCCTCGCGCAGCGTCCCCACCCGGACCCCGGCCTCGGGCAGTGCGCGCAGCACGCGCGCCAGCCAGGTCGGGCCCTCATACCACCAGTGGCCGAACAGCTCGGTGTCGAACGCGGCCACCACGTGCGGGGGTCGGCCGATCCGCTCGGACTCGGACATCAGCCGGTTGCGCACCACCTCGACGAAGTCGGCGACGTGGACGTCGACCGCGCGGTCGGCGCGCTCGGGGTCATAGGGAGCCTTGCCGTCGGACCCCACGTTGCGGCCCGTGACGCGCGCCGGCTTGAGCCCGGTCAGGTGGTCATAGGTGTGGAAGTCCCGGTACGCGGCGTGCCCGGGGTAGCCGGACTTGGGTGACCACACGCGGTAGCTGACCTGCAGGTCACGTCCGAACGCGACCACTGAGCTGCTGCCGACGGGTCGGCCCAGCGCGGTGTCCCCGTGCAGCGACGGCCCGTCGACCATGAAGTGGCTGACCCCGGCCGCGGCATAGTCGTGCTCCATGCCGGGGGCGTACGCGCATTCGGGCGCCCAGATCCCGGTCGGGCGGGCAGACATCCGCAGACACGCGTCGGCCAGACCTTCGCGCAGCGCGAACTCCCGCAACCGGGGATTCAATAGCGGCTGGAACGGGTGGGCCAGCGGTCCGCCGAGCAGCTCCACCGTGCCGGCGTCGATCAGGCCGCGCAGCAGCGGGCTGCCGCCATGCCGCCACAGTGTGGCGAAGTCCTCGAGCGCCCGGTCGGCCTCGGCGGACTCACGAATGCCGAAGGCGCGCAACGCTTCCGGCGTG
It contains:
- a CDS encoding glycosyltransferase family 4 protein, translating into MKILMISWEYPPVVIGGLGRHVHHLSTALAEAGHEVVVLSRRPTGTDPSTHPTSDEVHDGVRVIAAAQDPHEFTFGADMMAWTLAMGHAMIRAGLSIKSPGNKRQWRPDVVHAHDWLVAHPALALAEFYDVPIVSTIHATEAGRHSGWVSGAISRQVHAVESWLVRESDSLITCSASMREEITELFGPGLSETTVIRNGIDAARWPFGARRPRTGPAELLYVGRLEYEKGVHDAIAALPRIRRAHPGTTLTIAGDGTQQDWLVEQARKHKVRKATRFVGHLHHDELLAALHRADAAVLPSHYEPFGLAALEAAAAGIPLVTSNTGGLGEAVIDGVTGMSFTPRDVAGLAEKVRAVLDDPAAAQRRARAARERLTSDFDWQTVARETAQVYLSAKRRERQPQPRRPVVEHALPDR
- a CDS encoding 1,4-alpha-glucan branching protein domain-containing protein, which codes for MFTLVLHTHLPWLAHHGRWPVGEEWLYQSWAAAYLPLFRVLRALAEEDRGGLLTLGMTPVVNAQLDDPYCLDGMYHWLANWRLRAAEAASVRSLPRSKSSGYLSCTPEALRAFGIRESAEADRALEDFATLWRHGGSPLLRGLIDAGTVELLGGPLAHPFQPLLNPRLREFALREGLADACLRMSARPTGIWAPECAYAPGMEHDYAAAGVSHFMVDGPSLHGDTALGRPVGSSSVVAFGRDLQVSYRVWSPKSGYPGHAAYRDFHTYDHLTGLKPARVTGRNVGSDGKAPYDPERADRAVDVHVADFVEVVRNRLMSESERIGRPPHVVAAFDTELFGHWWYEGPTWLARVLRALPEAGVRVGTLREAMSAGFVGSPVELPPSSWGSGKDWQVWNGEQVADLVQLNSEVVDTALTTVDKALAQTASLDGPIPRDHVADQILRETLLTVSSDWPFMVSKDSAADYARYRAHLHAHATREIAGALASGRRDSAQRLAQGWNRADGLFGALDARRLPK